A DNA window from Fragaria vesca subsp. vesca linkage group LG3, FraVesHawaii_1.0, whole genome shotgun sequence contains the following coding sequences:
- the LOC101304258 gene encoding uncharacterized protein LOC101304258, with translation MDSQFYNDYSLPSELCGYPTPAVATGCGGPVMSGAMWASSGSEENNLVPMFCENNGAASFDVVSPESDISSCTMGAAATFPELLGFSEDAVAPVSFSEYSHLGLNAISGLNHSFGGDSYLQLYNKMNKGNNQFGDQECCTGFMPANSKPLGLAVQEIWGFNQGNQVPAMEDQSNMKVGRYSEEERKERIERYLKKRNQRNFNKTIKYACRKTLADKRVRVRGRFARNSNEQLTNEDSTHQEMAPKKIDTDCSNHACNDRSELMYCSGGAVQIKYDEEDWLQEAMASLVYLPYVTAG, from the exons ATGGATTCTCAGTTCTATAATGACTACTCTCTCCCTTCTGAATTATGTGGCTACCCAACTCCGGCTGTGGCAACAGGTTGCGGCGGTCCGGTTATGAGTGGAGCAATGTGGGCTTCTAGTGGTAGTGAAGAAAATAACCTGGTACCAATGTTCTGTGAGAACAATGGTGCAGCTAGTTTTGATGTCGTGTCACCGGAGTCTGACATCTCGTCGTGTACCATGGGAGCGGCAGCAACGTTCCCGGAGTTACTTGGGTTCTCGGAAGACGCTGTGGCGCCTGTTTCTTTTTCAGAGTATAGTCATCTGGGGTTGAATGCAATTTCAGGGCTTAATCACAGCTTTGGTGGTGATTCTTACCTCCAACTATACAATAAAATGAATAAAGGCAATAATCAGTTTGGGGATCAGGAATGCTGTACTGGATTCATGCCTGCTAATTCTAAGCCTCTTGGCCTAGCTGTTCAAGAAATTTGG GGATTCAATCAAGGAAACCAGGTGCCTGCAATGGAAGATCAGTCAAATATGAAGGTGGGACGGTATTCAGAAGAAGAGAGGAAAGAAAGGATTGAGAGGTATTTGAAGAAAAGAAACCAAAGGAACTTCAACAAAACCATTAAG TATGCTTGTCGCAAAACCCTAGCTGATAAAAGAGTCCGAGTTCGTGGGAGATTTGCAAGGAACAGTAATGAACAGCTAACTAATGAAGATTCAACTCATCAAGAAATGGCACCAAAAAAGATTGACACCGATTGCAGTAATCATGCTTGTAATGACAGATCTGAACTCATGTATTGTAGCGGCGGTGCTGTCCAG ATCAAATATGACGAGGAGGACTGGCTGCAAGAAGCTATGGCAAGTCTGGTGTACTTACCTTATGTCACTGCTGGCTGA
- the LOC101311166 gene encoding LOB domain-containing protein 4-like, which produces MKEISGRKQGGMSPCAACKLLRRRCAQDCVFAPYFPADEPHKFASVHKVFGASNVNKMLQELPEQQRSDAVSSMVYEANARVRDPVYGCVGAISSLQQQIDVLQTQLAIAQAEVVHMKMNQFPSASSPAATTSENTSPVSVMPNNNNSQHHYHPHQSTKSFFTMDMVVDQANSLWSC; this is translated from the exons ATGAAGGAGATCAGTGGAAGAAAACAAGGTGGAATGTCTCCATGCGCAGCATGCAAGCTTCTGAGAAGGAGGTGTGCGCAGGATTGTGTGTTTGCTCCTTATTTTCCAGCTGATGAGCCTCACAAGTTTGCAAGTGTGCACAAGGTTTTTGGTGCTAGCAATGTTAATAAGATGCTACAG GAATTACCGGAGCAGCAGCGCAGTGATGCCGTGAGTTCGATGGTGTATGAAGCAAACGCTCGAGTGAGAGACCCTGTGTACGGTTGTGTTGGTGCAATCTCATCTCTGCAGCAACAGATCGATGTCCTGCAAACTCAACTGGCCATCGCACAAGCTGAGGTCGTGCATATGAAAATGAATCAATTCCCTTCTGCATCATCTCCCGCCGCAACCACATCAGAAAACACCTCCCCCGTCTCAGTCATGCCTAACAATAACAATTCTCAACATCATTATCATCCTCATCAGAGCACCAAATCCTTTTTTACAATGGATATGGTGGTAGATCAGGCCAATTCTTTGTGGTCATGCTAG